Within Sinorhizobium sp. RAC02, the genomic segment CGCGCGGCCGAGATCACCGAAGCCGACGATGCCGATCTCGGAACCGGACAACAGGCGGGCGGATTGATTACCCTCTCCGCCCCACAGCTCCTGTCCTTCGCGGAAGGCGACATCCGCGTCGATCACGCCGCGCGCCAGGTTCAGCGCCATGGCAAGGCCGAGTTCGGCAACCGGCTCGGCAAAAACCTGCCCCGTCGTCACGACATGGATGCCGCGCTCGAACAGGACCTCGTAGGGCATATTGTTGAGGAGGTTGCTTTCGACATTGAGGATCGACCGCAGCTTCGGCATGCGCGCCAGCGTTTCTGCCGAAAGCGGCGGCTGGCCGAGAATGTAGCGCGCCTCCGCCAGGACATCGTCACCGAGCCCTGCAACGTTTTCCGCATCAGCCTCGACGATCCGGTAGGTCCTGCGCAGCTCGGCCTCCGCCGCCGGCGTGAAGATGAGGTCCAGCGTACGCGGCTCGGGCGCGCTGATCACCAGCGGCAAGGTATCGTCGGTCATGGCTCCTCCGGATGGACAGTCTCGATGGTATGGGCAAAGCGAAGGGGCGGCCTGTGTCTTACCAGTCGAGACCGCGCAAACTTCGCTCGCGTGACAATGGCTGGCCTCTGCCGGTGATCGTCACGCCGCCACGTACGCAATCATAGACGGTGTGTCCCCATATCTGCCTGGAACTGTTTTCCGGCGGAGGAACATAGCGCGGCTCGCATGTCACACGATCTTCGGCCTCATGCTCTTCCGTCGTCACGACACCCGGCAGGTCGTGAAAAACCTGCGCCTGGGCGGTCGGGACGATCGTCAGCATGGCAAGGGCGGCAAGGGTCAATCGTATCGTCATCATCTCTTCCGGCCGGCGGCCGATCCTTCGCAATCCACAAAGAGGTACCGCAGGGCAAAAACTTGCGCTATAGGCCTGCGGATATTCGTGCTGCTTAGATGGGGTTTTTCATGGCAAGTGCAATCCGGTATCACGAAGGTGACATCTCGGCGGCCGATGCGGCCCGCTATACCGGCGCGATCGCCATCGACACCGAGACGCTCGGCCTGATCCCGCGCCGCGACCGGCTGTGCGTGGTGCAGCTTTCGCCGGGCAACGGCACGGCGGATGTCATCCGCATCGCTGCCGGCCAGAAGGAAGCGCCGAACCTCGTCGCCATGCTGGAAGACCCGAGCCGCCAGAAGATTTTTCACTACGGCCGCTTCGATATCGCCGTGCTGTTCCATACCTTCGGCGTCACCACCACGCCGGTCTTCTGCACCAAGATCGCGTCGCGCCTGACGCGTACCTACACCGACCGGCACGGTCTGAAGGACAATCTCAAGGAAATGCTCGAAGTCGACATTTCCAAACATCAGCAGTCCTCCGACTGGGCGGCCGAAACGCTGTCGCCGGCGCAGCTCGATTATGCCGCGTCCGACGTGCTCCACCTCCACGCGCTGCGCGACAAGCTCAATGCCCGCCTCGTGCGCGATGGCCGGCTTGCCCATGCGGATGCCTGCTTCGCCTTCCTGCCGACCCGCGCCAAGCTCGATCTGCTCGGCTGGGACGAGACCGACATTTTCGCACATAGCTGAGCCAGTCCGTGGAAAACGGACAGCAGCACCAGACCGGGCCGGCGCTGGAACCGCTGCGACGGCTGATCCGCGGCCGGCTTGCGGCCCTCCCGCCCGGGCTTGCCGAGTTCATCCTGTTCGGCCTGAAGCAAGCCTGGGCCTGCCTGTTCGGCGCCCTCATGCTCGGGCTGATCATCCTGACGAAACTCGTCTGGCAGCCCGATTGGCCGATCCATCGCTACGACGCCCTCTTCCTGATGGCACTCGCCATCCAGGTCACCTTCCTCAAGCTGAGGATGGAGAGCCTGGAAGAGGCGAAGGTCATCCTGATCTATCATCTCGTCGGCACGGCCATGGAGATCTTCAAGGTCCATATGGGCTCCTGGGTCTATCCGGAGGACGCTGTCTTCCGCATTGGCGGCGTGCCGCTGTTTTCCGGTTTCATGTATGCCTC encodes:
- a CDS encoding ribonuclease D → MASAIRYHEGDISAADAARYTGAIAIDTETLGLIPRRDRLCVVQLSPGNGTADVIRIAAGQKEAPNLVAMLEDPSRQKIFHYGRFDIAVLFHTFGVTTTPVFCTKIASRLTRTYTDRHGLKDNLKEMLEVDISKHQQSSDWAAETLSPAQLDYAASDVLHLHALRDKLNARLVRDGRLAHADACFAFLPTRAKLDLLGWDETDIFAHS